The Planktothrix agardhii NIES-204 genomic interval AGTTAGGAATCACAAGAGGATTTGCTGTTAGTTTAGCAATAATTCCCGTTGTAGGAAAGCCTTTCGTTTTTTTCATAGATTCCGATTCTATAATCAGTTTTACGGTTTGACCTTCTGTTAATTGGAAATCAGCTAAGGGGCGAAAAACCCCGTTTTCAAAAACCGCATCAAAACTTTGTTGCATAATGAATTAGGTGATTATTTAACTGCTTGCTATTATAACCTATTTTATTGTAGGAGTGTTGAGAGTGCGATCGCTTTTGCTATTTTGTGCTAACATTAAATTAAATGCAAATTTAGTGCCAAGTCCCCAACCATGATTAATCTAAATCGAGATATTCAATCCCTCTCAACCTTTAAACGGAATACAAATGAAATGATTACCCAGATGAAAGAAACAGGTAATCCTATCGTTTTAACTGTTAATGGGAAAGCTGAATTAGTAGTACAAGATGCTGGATCTTATCAGAAATTACTGGATTTTATCGAGAAATTAGAAACTATTGTTGGGATTAAAAAAGGATTAGAAGATATAGCAACAGGTGACACACAACCTCTAAATCAATTCATCGAAGAAATGCAGCATAAAAAGTATAAATTTCTAAAGGTTTAAACTTGTAAGCAAACCGCAAAACCCATTCAGTTTCCAAGATGACAGTATCAGGAATAAAAATATTTTTATTTTTGAACAATTCTAAACTTTGTTGATACTGTAATTCATCATCTCTAGTAATAAATCTAACAATAATATTAGTATCAATAGCAATTATCAGGAGGAATTTTAACAGAACGCAAGAATGCAGCACTTTCTTCGGGTAAAGCTGTGTTAATATACATTCCACTGCCTAATTCAAATCCGGCGGATAAAGAAACCCTAGGAATTAATGCAATATACCAATGGGAATAATCGGTGCGTTGTTCGGCGGTGGGAATTGAACGAATAGTATAATTATAATCGGGATTATTTAAGCCATAGTAAAATTTAGCTAGAACATTTTTTAAGGTTTTAGCTAAATCCAAGATTTCCACATCTGTAATTTCATCAAATGAGGAACTATGACGACGGGGAAAAATCCAAGTATGGAAGGGAGAAAGGGCGGCATAGGGAATAAAAGCAACGAAATGTTCACTGGTAAAAACAATTCGTTCTTGGGCTTCTAATTCTTCCTTTAATGTGCGACAAAAAATACATTCTCCGGTATCATCATAATGACGAATTGCTTCCCTAACACGGTCACGCCATTGATAGGGAACAATGGGAATTGCAGCAATTTGGGAATGAGGATGTTCTAAAGAAGTTCCCGCTCCTTGACCATGATTTTTAAAGATAATAATAGTTTCTACCCGAGCATCTTGGCGAATATGAATATAACGTTGGCGATAAACTTGAATCACATTTGCTATATCTTTAATTTCCATTAACGCCATTGTTAAATCATGGCGAGGATGTTCAATGACTACTTCATGAAACCCAAACCCTGATAAAGAGTGAAAAATACCATCGGTTTCTCGGACTCTTTCACCTTCAGGAGATAAAGCAGGATACTTATTAGAAACAACGCGAACTTTCCAGTTTAAATCATCCGATAACCGCAATATTTCTCGACCTCCAGTTAACAATTCATTCCCTGGACAAAAGGGACAATTAGAACGATATTCAGGAGTGGGAATAAGTTGGGTTTCAGTTTTAGTAAATTCATCGGGTCGTTTTGCCCTTTCGGTGGCAATAATTACCCAATCTCTGGTGATTAGATTCTGTCTGAGTTCAGTCATATAGAAGGGAACAGGCAACAGGGAATAGGGAATAGAGAACGGATAACAGGGAACGGAGAACACCAGAGGAAAAGAGTATGTATTAGTCTTTGTCCTAACCGCACAGGCGCATTTGCTAATAAAAAGGATTGATTATTTTTTATGGCTGTTTAAACCTCTTTTTGTTCCTAGATAAACGGCAAAACTTCCTAACCAATGACTTCCGCCATAGAAATTACCAGATACAGGATTTAACCCGACTTGGTAATGAAGATTTGCTACAGTTTTCAAAGCGGGGATGCGGTTATCTGTTGGTAATAAACCAGAGATTATCCCTTCTAACATCCACGCCCGACTCAAGTTTAACCCATCAAAATGGGATTGTCCGTAATCTTCAGGATTATTAATAATAATCGGAGAAAACCAATCGGTTTCCAACTTTTGGGGAAGGTGGGGTAAAAAAATAGTTAACCATTCTCCAAATTCAAAATGCGGTAAAATCCGGCGCATTAAATCTGCTTCTGCTAGACAGGGAGAGAGAAAATCATCACCCAAGGGTTCACAATGGAGGGAATAATTGTAATCATGGTAATAAAATTTTTGGATTCTATGTGCAACTTCTTCTAATAATTGTTGATGCTGAGTTAAGGTTGCCCAATCCCAAATTAATCCCAATGCAAAAGCTGTTTGATTATGTAATCCGGTGCGGTTGGGATAGGATAAATTTAATAACCATTTATGAATATTATTAATAATAATAGTTTTTAAAGGTTGTAAATATTCTAATAAGATTTTAGCTTGTTCGTCTTCCCATTCAGTCAATTCGGCTATTAATTGTAAAAACCAAGCTAACCCATAGGGACATTCAAATCGAGGCTGAGATTGTAAAAATTTGGCTTCTATTTTAATATGTTCTGGGGTAATATTTTTAGTTAAAATATCTCTAGCAAAAGACACAAAATCCCCATCGGGAAAATATTTAATTAACCGAGTTAACATCCAATGGTTATGAACCGCCGAATGCCAATCTAAACAGCCATAAAATGCCGGATTAAGTTGTCGATGGGGAATTAAATCCTGAGAACTTTCTAACCAATAATATTGAATATGAGGATATTCTTGTATAACACATTGCAAGCCAAACTGAGCAAATCGGTTAGCTAAATTTACCGGAAATATTTCTGATTCTAAATTCATGATTGGAATAGGGAACAGCCCCCTCTAGCCCCCCGTGCACGGGGGGCTAGAGGGGAGGGAACAGGGAATGGGGATAATACTTTTGACTGTTTCATAGTTGCACTCGTTGTTGCGCTTCAGCGCACTCCTAACAGCTAAATTGACATTATTTAGGACTAGCGGAAGGTGTAGGAATGGGTTGAGGTGTAGGAGGTTTAGGAGGTGTTTGCGGAATTTCTGGGGGCAGTTTCCACTCCTCTATGGGACGATTAATAGTTGATAAAATATCATTAGAAATCACCAAAATATTGACTTCCTTTGTAGAAGGTTGGGGGGAGTCAATTTGGGCATATAAATAATTTCCGCGAAAATCATTTTTCCCTAAACTTAATTTATAGATTGTATTATTTTTAAGTTTAATTTCTATTTTATCCGTGACCGTATCTAATCCATAATCCTTAAGTTTTTCTTTAGAAACCGTTAATTTCTGAATCCCCGAGTTAACATCCGAGGGATTACTTTGATTTTTAAATAGTTCTCTAAGCAAATAATCTACCGAAGCCGGATTAGCCAAAAATTGTATTGGTGCGGTGATTTTCCAAGGAGATTTTTTCAACTCATCGGCGTTAGTCACCCGTTCCAAAGTAACAGTTTGTTGGGGAGTTGTAATAGTAAAGAATTGAATCTCATTCTTAGGAAAAGAAAAAATTTGTTGTTGTTTAGCCTGAATTTCCTGCTGTTGTGTTTTCCCATGAATTTCAAATACATAAACAGCCCCGGTCAAACCCAAAGCTAAACCCATTAAAATTAATGTTGAACGTTGAAATTTCATCAGTTATTAGTTATTAGTTATTAGTAGAGACGTGCGGTGAGCGCAGCGATGCCGTAGGCTATTGGCGCGTCTGTACCAGTTATTAGTTATCAGTTATCGGAAATATTAACTCTTACAGCAGTCGCCAGACCTATTAGGACAAAGAGTGATGCAGCAAAGCTAGACGGTGAAGTCTTTTCCTCCGAGATCCGGCGTTCCCAGATCCGGCGTTCCCTGCTATACTGATAACTGATAACTGTTTACTGATAACTGATTACTCCGTGGGCGTAGGATCAAAACGCTCAATTTTAGCACCCAATTGTCGGAGTTTAGCTTCCAATTGTTCATAACCCCGATCCAGATGTTTTAATCCCTGAATCGTCGTTTCTCCTTCAGCAGCTAAGGCGGCAAGAACTAAAGCAGCCGAAGCGCGTAAATCCGTCGCTGTGACCGGAGCACCCGATAGCAAAGGAACACCTCGGACTAAAACCGTATTCCCCTTCACCTGAATATCAGCACCCATGCGACTGAGTTCAGGAACATGACCAAAACGATTTTCAAATACCGTTTCACTGATCAAACTATTGCCTTCACACAGCGTTAATAGCGCCATAAAGGGGGCTTGCATATCAGTAGGGAAGCCTGGATAGGGTAGGGTTTTAATATCCGTCGCCTTTAGTTGTTCTCCGGGGATAATGCTCAAGTGGTTTAGCCCTTCCATGCGGATTTTCACCCCCATAGTTTTGAGTTTAGCCAGTACAGGACTCAAATGTTCTGGAATAATCGGCGATAGGTTGATTTCACAACCTGTGATCGCCCCAGCTATTAAAAAAGTTCCGGCTTCTATTCGGTCAGGAATAATCGAATAATCCGCAGAATGTAGACTCGGAACTCCAGAAATGATAATAGTTTTACTGCCAGCCCCATGAATTCTGGCTCCCATCGCCCGGCAGAAATTCGCTAAATCGATAACTTCCGGTTCTTGAGCCGCATTTTCAATGATGGTTTCCCCATCCGCTAGGGTGGCCGCCATCATCAAAGTTTCCGTCGCCCCGACACTGGGATAATCCAGATAGATGCGAGCACCCTTGAGCCGACGATTCGCCCCAGCTACATGAGCATGAACAATCCCATGTTCGATGTGTACTTCCGCGCCCATGGATTGAAGTCCACGAACATGAAGATCCACAGGTCTAGCACCAATGGCACATCCCCCAGGTAAGGGAACCCGGGCTATCCCTAAACGAGCCAATATTGGCCCAATGGCAAAGAAACTCGCCCGTAGTTGGCTCACCAGTTCATAGGGGGCTTGTGATTCTGATAACTCACCCGCCTTAATGTCGATAATGTCGCCCTGGCGGTCAATCTTGACACCCAGAGTCATGAGAATCTCACTCATGCTATTGACATCGGCTAAAGAGGGAACATTCCGTAGCCGACAATCTTCGGAACAGAGTAATGCACCCGCCATTAGGACTAAAGCAGAATTCTTAGCTCCGCTAATCGGAACATGACCTTGTAGGGGTTGACGTCCCCAAATTTTAAGACTGGACTGGTTAGCGTGGGACGCAGTTGAAACATTCGATGAACGTATAGCTAGTGTAATGGGTCTATCCTCCAAAAATGGTTTGTACGTTTACGATACTTAGATTTTTTGTTCTGATTCTACCTAAAAGATTCTAAATGTCTAGGGGTTAGACAAATTTTATGTCCCTTATAAACCCGAAATCAGGCCTTGGAAGGGTTTTATAGGAATATCATTCTTGGTATAGCAAAAGTCTTATCGATCTTTAAATCCAGTGTAAAAATCTAATTAAGACTTAGGAGAAATCAGAATTTATGGAAATTGGTATTCCCAAAGAAATCAAGGATCAGGAATTTAGAGTGGGCTTGAATCCTGATAGTGTCAGGGTTTGCACGGAACGAGGTCATCAAGTTTTTGTAGAAACAGGTGCAGGGGAGGGTTCGGGGTTTAGCAATCGCGATTATACACGAGCCGGAGCCACAATCGTTAATTCTGCGACCGATGCCTGGAGTCGGGAACTTGTGGTTAAAGTCAAAGAACCTTTACCCGCCGAATATGGCTTAATTCAAAAAAATCAACTGTTGTTTACCTATCTGCATCTGGCGGCTAATCGAGAACTCACAGAACAATTAATTACAAGTGGTGTCCAGGCGATCGCCTATGAAACCGTAGAACTTCCTGACGGTCGATTACCTTTATTAACGCCCATGAGTATCATCGCCGGACGTTTATCAATTCAGTTTGGCTCCCGTTATTTGGAACGACAACAGGGCGGGAGAGGGGTACTTTTAGCCGGAATTCCTGGGGTAAAAGCCGGAAAAGTTGTGATTTTAGGCGGGGGAATAGTCGGGACTGAAGCAGCAAGAATTGCGATCGGAATGGGGGCAAAAGTTCAAATTTTAGATGTGAATTTGGATCGGTTAGCTTATTTAGAAACGGTGTTTGGTTCGAGTGTGGAATTACTCTATAGTCATCCGTCTCAAATTGAAGAAAGTGTTCCTGAAGCTGATTTATTAATTGGTGCGGTTTTAATCCTAGGAAAACGCGCTCCTAAGTTAGTTTCTCGTAATTTAGTCGCCCAAATGCGCCCCGGTTCTGTGATTGTCGATGTGGCGGTAGATCAAGGGGGATGTATTGAAACCCTCCGTCCGACCTCCCACACTAATCCTACCTATATTGAGGAAGGTATCGTTCATTATGGTGTTCCCAATATGCCTGGGGCTGTGCCTTGGACAGCAACCCAAGCCTTAAATAATAGTACATTACCTTATGTTATTCAGTTAGCTGATAAAGGACTCAAGGCTTTAGAATTAAATCCGGTTTTAGCCAAGGGATTAAATGTGGAAAATCATCATTTAGTTCATCCTGCTGTTAGGGAAGTTTTTCCTGATTTAGTTTAATTCCTGTTTTGGGCGAGGTTTCCTCGCCCCTACAACGCTACTTGTTTTAAAACTGTTAAGGGATGATAGGATTTAAGCTGTTGCAGTTGTTCTGAATTTTTAACTAATAACGTCCCCCCAAATCCTAAAGAATTAATCGAAATTCCCTCAAATTTTTCTTGAGATCGAGGAACAATCATCATCCAATTTCGAGTAGCTAATAAATTATAAGCCCCTGATTGAAAGGGATTATCCCCGACGGATAAACCCAATGTGGCTAATAGCTCAAAATACAATTCTAAGGTAAAAATAGCTGCTTCTGATAGGTGATTAATCCAGTCAGGGTTAAAAGTCGCGATCGCATGAACAAAAGGAAATTCAGGAATGATCCCGATAGAATTATTAAACTGTACAGAAGCGATCGCAGGTTCAATCGGAAGATTGATTCCATCTGGGACTAAAGGAAACGGAACTAATTGTAAATGTTTATGACGCTGACTCGCCCCGGCTAATTTTCCCCCATTATAAAAAACCAAACCATCAATTTCGGCTAAAACCAGCCACATTGCTGCAAAATCTGCTTGAGTCAGCCAGGTTTCCTGTTCTTCAAATTGTCGGGTAACTATCAATAAATGATGATCAACAACATTAAATTTATTCAGTAAACATAAATGAGTTTCTGATAAATTGCCAACAAACAAATCCTGTTCATAAGGAAGAAATGGATTAAATTCTTTACCGGATTTAGCTAGTTTTTTTTGCTGTTTCTTCTTAGCTTTCTGTTTTCGAGCTAAGTTAGACAGAATTCTCACCAAAAACCGAATATTTCCCTCCTCTATAAAATCATATTCCGTTGGAATTGATTGTAAGGCGTCACAGTTGAGAGCAGATTCGGTTTGAGTGATTATCCGTTGCCATAATGTCCCCGATGGTAACATCAATTTTGCAGTTTTTGTACTGATCATTTCAGTTTAGGCTGTAGCCTAGATTACAATCTTCTTTTTTTATCCTACAGGAGTTAGGGAAACAAGGGAAGAATAGGGGAATAAATCACACTCGCTCCCACAGATTGAATCAATTCAAGGATGAGGACATTAACCTTCGCATCTACGGCAAACTAGCTTTCCAAGACTTACAAATTGCTTCCGAACCTTCTTTGGCAATTTTTTTAATTACTAACGTGGCAATTAAAGTAGCAATAGCAGGAGTTAATCCTAATCCAGACACGAGAACAGGAGCCAATATTCCTGCCGCTTTAGTATAATTTTGGTTAATGACTTCATCTAATACTTTTTCCGTTTCTGGATCTGAACCCAAAGGATTACACATCAGATCATAAAGTCCTGAATTGAGTTGTTTCAGGAAATGTTTACCTGCTGCTAAGACTTCAGGATTTATGGCTGCTTTAGCGGTGGCATTAATATCAATTGAATCCAGTGTATCTCGAACTTGCAGACCCAACTGTTCTTCTAGGGATTCTTCATCCAGTTCTAATAACTGTGGGATTAATTCATTGTAATCTTGCATTGGAAACCTCCTGCTAAAGTTAGTATATTGTTTTTTATATCAACAGATTAAAAATAGTAAAACCACCTTTAATCTGTTGATATATTTTACCATAAGACTAGCTTAAAGTCAAATCAATTAATTAAGATTTTAATTATTATTTTGTCTCTAAGCAAATTTCTGGCTGGTTTTTATCCACAAAGTTGCTATTTTGTAGATAAGGTTTTGCCCACGCACAACTTTTTTCTAGCAACTGATCCAAATTTAAGAAATCCAAATTCCAGAGAATTAATTTTTTATCCCAGCCAACAGAAGCCAAAGTTTTACCATCGGGACTGAAAGCCACTGCAAAAACCCGGTTTGTATGTTCTGATAAAGTAATGGGTTGGTTACTGTCTAAGTCCCAAAGTTTTACCGTATTGTCTTGACCGGCAGAAGCTATTATTTGACGATTTTTACCCTCTTGATCATAGGAGTGAAATGCTAAACCATAAACAGCACCATTATGTCCTTTTAAAGTTTTCGTAGATTGATATTTGCCTTGAGAATTTCGTTGCCAAACTTGAATTATGCCATCTGAACCTGCCGAAGCCAGTATAGAACTGTCAGAACCAAAAACAACTTGATTAACGTTCCCTGTGTGACCGCTAAGACTATCAAAAGGTTCCTGTTCAAACTGACCATTAATCTCTTTTTTCCAAAGTTTTACTGTCCCATCCTCATGTGCTAATGCTAACAGTTGATTATCGGGACTGAAGGTTACTTTTAAACCATAAGCTGATGAATTTTCAGCATTAGCAGTTGAAAGAGTAGTTGGAATAACCTTATAAGAGCCATCATCTTGCTTTTTCCAAATTCTGACTTTTTGGTCCGAACTGGTTGATGCCATTTCTGAACCATCAGAATTAAATGCAATTCCACGAATCTGATACCCTATATTCTTAGGTTGAGGAACTTTAGCTTGACTGAAATGACCTGTTTGATCGAGTTGCCACAGAATAATTTGACCATCTTCATCTGCGGATGCAATAGTAGAGTTGTCAGGGCTAAAAGCTAGAGTATAAAATTTCTTATTTTTTTCTGTAAATAGAGAAGAGTTTTTTTCATAAACTCCTTCATTATTTCTTCGTAAAACTCTGATTGTTCTATCTGCACTCGCTGTAGCAACCCATAAACCATCATTACTGAAATCAACAGCAAACACAACATCTGTATGTTCTGAAAAAACTTGATTTTTTAAAAGATGTTCAGTTTTCCAAATTAAAAGATGTTCATTTTTCCAAAGTTGAATGGTATTGTCTGCACCTGCTGACGCAATTAGGGAACCATCGGCATTGAAACTAACAGAACGAACATCACCTCCATGACCTTCAAAAGTTGTGATTAAAGTCCCTTTTTTCACATCCCAGAGTTTAACCGTTCGATCTTGCCCTGCTGAAACAATTTTAGAACTATCAGGACTAAAACTAACCCCACGAACTCCATTACTATGTCCTGTCAACTCTTTAATCAAAGTACCGTCTGATTTCCATAGCTTAATTTTTCCATCTCCATGACCAGAAGCAATATGAGAACCATCAGGACTATAGCTAACTCCATAGGTCCAATTTTTTTCATTGTACAAATTTTTAACAAAAGTACCGTCTATATTCCAAAGTTTAATTCCATCTTTTCCTGCTGTTACAAGTTCAGAACTTTTCGGACTAAAGCTAACGGAATAAACAGCATCTTTGTGCTTGTCCTGTTGGTTGCCTAACTCTCTCAACCAAGTTCCATCTTTATTCCATAGATTCACTTTTTTATCTTCTCCAGCCGAAGCAATTAAAGTACCATCAGAACTAAAAGCAACACCTAAAATATTGGATGTATGTTGCCGAGCAAATAGTAGGTCTGGCTGCTCTTTAAATTCACCTGTGCTTTTGTCTTTGTTCCAAAGTCTGATTCTTTGATCTCGGCTTCCTGAAATTAGGGTAGACCCATCAGGACTAAAACTCAAACTCCACACTGCCTTACCCCGTCCTTTAAGAGTTTGGTTTTGAGCTTGACTGCCATCTGGATGCCAAAATTTAATTGTCCCATCTTCACTGGCAGAGGCAATGATTTGATCATTTTTAGGATCAAAACTAATAGTAGTTATGGGAGCAGTGTGAGCTTGCCAGCGATTCAATTGTGTAATTTTATATCCTATTTTTTGTAACCCATTAATCGCCTGCCACTCTAATTCAGGACCGGGCATGAATACTGAATTTTGCTTCAATATAGTCATCAAATTTCTGCCATTTTTTACACTTTCTCCAGCTTGAATAGCATTCTCAAGAGATTTTAACGGCTGTTTAGAACTTAAAAATTCGGAAGATTGAATTAAAGCATTATTTAATTGTTGTCTTTTGGATTGATTTTGATACCACAACGCTGAAGCAGCAACTCCTAAAATTAATAACCAAACCAAAAACGAAAAAATTGATTTTTGTTGTTTCCGCTTTTTGCTATCATTAACAAAAGTTGTTTCTTCCTGATTTAACCAATAGGGATCTAATTTCAGTTGGGCTTTAACTTGGGGAAGTCGAGGATCATCATCCCAAAGTAATCCTTGAGATTGTTTTTTATTGACACTATCTGCCCATTGAATGGCTACAGGTGTTAATTCCCTTTGCCGTAACAGATTAACGAGGTCTTGTTGTTTCCACTTCAAAAGTTTTTGCCATCCTCGTACTAAAGCATCATGGGCTGGCTCTACATAGGGTTGTGCTTCACTATCAATACCATGAGTTAATAATCGTGCAGCCGAAAAGTGTTGAATAACGGTCTTCACTCTTGTATTTTCAGGTTCTGGATATTCCAGTTCAGACATCGGAACTCGTCTCCTGGCCAGTTCCCCACCCACCGCCACCATCCGCAACATGACATTCCGAATAGTTTGAGAATATGCTATATCTTGCTTAACCAGTTCCTCATATTCTTGATCAGCCCGTTGAGTCAGCGATCGCGTTACCCCTCCCAATTCCTGATAATCTGCCTGAGTAATGGCGCGATCAATTGTTTCTCCCCGGTTCTTGGCATCTTCCTGTCGCTTCAGGTATTTTAGGTAAAGTTCACTCAAGGCAAAGGACAGTAGTGGCAATGCTCCGGGCATATTTGCCACTTCGTCAATTAACTGTTCGACTAACTCATGGGGGTCAAAGTACATCACCCGTGCTGATGCAGGTGCTTCGATCGCCTCTCGTAATTCTTCCCGTTTCATCGCCGGGACAATAAATCGGGCCGTTTGCCAGTCCTTCTCTAAAACTGTATTGCGAAACTGTGGCTCAAAATCAGAGCGCAGGGTTAGGACAAGATGGAGTTGATTCGGATATGTTGCGATCGCTCCTGCTAACGCTGCTAAAAACTGTTGTCGCTCAGAATCATTTTGGCAGAGTGTAATTAATTCCTCAAACTGATCGACAACTAGCAGTAACTTTCCTTGAGGATGCTCGGTAAACCAATGGCCAAGACCTTCCCCTGGGGTGAGTAAACCTAAAGAGCTTGCTTCATGGTCTGGAGCGATCGCAGGTTGATTAACCGATGCTAGGGCATTATTCAAAGCCTTGAAGGGAGACTCACCGGGTCGGAAGGGCGGTAGAATAAACCAAGTATTACTATCCTTAACTTTTCGTAGTTTAGGGATAAGTCCGGCTTGTACCAAACTGGATTTACCGGAACCCGATGCACCCAGCATAACGGTTAGCTTACTAGAGGTAACAAACTCATAAAGTTTTTGGGTTAAAGCACTTTTGCCAAAAAACAAGTCGCTGTGTTCTTCTCCAAACGATAACAAACCACGATAGGGATTTTTGGAAACATCCAATGGGGGAGCAGGTGGTAGATTCAGGGCGTGTCCGGGTGTCAGGAAAATGTATTCTCCTTTGTCATGTTTGTTCATGGGATAGATGCCCGGAGTCTGACGGATGGCACGTACTTCCGTAGCAATTTCCACCTGTTCGCGCAAATATAAATAGAGTTCAGATGCTGTAATCACCCCATCCCCGGCTGGTTTATTAGCTTCTGCGGGGGGAAAAGCATCAGCTTTGCCTTCGAGGGCTGCGATCAAAGCATTGGCAAAGGGAGAATGGACTCCTGTTTGTCCCCGATCATCTTTGAGATCAAAGGCATCCAGGGCCGTCTGATCGTAGGCTGCTGAGGTGATCACTTGCCATGCGGGATCTTGAATGAAGCGATCATAGCGTTCTTTGTGAAGTGTTAACAGTTCCAGGGGAATAGCTTGGCGCGTACTCGACCAACGAAAAGCACCCGCAAAACAACAGTCCAGAATTCCTAAAAAGTGACGACAGGGAAGCTGAAGCAGAGCTTTATTCACTTCTGACATCCGTAGGTAAGTGCTAATACTCCCAGACTTAGCATCTTGAGGAACAAGATACCCTTCAGGCCCATCCTCACCATTCATAGCAATGCCATGTCCTGCAAAATAAAAGAGAAAGCGATCGCCCTTCTGAATTTGGTTCGGCAGTTCTGTCTCTAATACCTGCCGAATTTGGCTAAGGGTAGCTCCGTTATCTACCAGCAAAGTAACAGTGTAACCTTGCTTGCTTTCAAGGATATGGGCGATTTCTGTGGCATCGCTGACGGCAGTTTTGAGGGAAGAAATGCCGTTATTGTAGTTATTAATGCCAATAACTAAGGCATAACTATGTTGAAAGTTTGACATAATTGGTAATTGTTAACTCGTAATTCGTAATTCATAATTCGTAATTGTTAATTGTGATCTTGATCTCTTTCGTTGTCCACTCTTGACTCGGATCGAAAATGGGTACTGCCGCACGGGTGAGTTCTGGAATTTCAGCACCAAGAGCAGTCAGCAATTTTCCCAGGGGACTATCATCCCGTGAGAGTCCCGCTTTGGGCGCAATTTCTTCATCCAGGGGAGGTAACTCCAGCCAACGAAAATCGTTCGGTCTGAGAGTTGCAAAAACTTTAATGGTTTCTTTGGCTTGGTTGTATTTGGAAGTATTTGGTAACTGAAAGTTGAGAGGATGCAAAATTTCTTGATTGGAATTAAACGGGTAATAAATTTTTAGCTCGTTTTCTAATTGCAAACGAGAAACTTGCCAGGTGGGTTCAATATCCAATACAGCAATATTTAAAACTTGAGATGAAATATTTTTGATTCGCAAGAATGTAGTTTCATCGGATTTCACAACTAAATGAGTCGGGTC includes:
- a CDS encoding WD-40 repeat-containing protein encodes the protein MSNFQHSYALVIGINNYNNGISSLKTAVSDATEIAHILESKQGYTVTLLVDNGATLSQIRQVLETELPNQIQKGDRFLFYFAGHGIAMNGEDGPEGYLVPQDAKSGSISTYLRMSEVNKALLQLPCRHFLGILDCCFAGAFRWSSTRQAIPLELLTLHKERYDRFIQDPAWQVITSAAYDQTALDAFDLKDDRGQTGVHSPFANALIAALEGKADAFPPAEANKPAGDGVITASELYLYLREQVEIATEVRAIRQTPGIYPMNKHDKGEYIFLTPGHALNLPPAPPLDVSKNPYRGLLSFGEEHSDLFFGKSALTQKLYEFVTSSKLTVMLGASGSGKSSLVQAGLIPKLRKVKDSNTWFILPPFRPGESPFKALNNALASVNQPAIAPDHEASSLGLLTPGEGLGHWFTEHPQGKLLLVVDQFEELITLCQNDSERQQFLAALAGAIATYPNQLHLVLTLRSDFEPQFRNTVLEKDWQTARFIVPAMKREELREAIEAPASARVMYFDPHELVEQLIDEVANMPGALPLLSFALSELYLKYLKRQEDAKNRGETIDRAITQADYQELGGVTRSLTQRADQEYEELVKQDIAYSQTIRNVMLRMVAVGGELARRRVPMSELEYPEPENTRVKTVIQHFSAARLLTHGIDSEAQPYVEPAHDALVRGWQKLLKWKQQDLVNLLRQRELTPVAIQWADSVNKKQSQGLLWDDDPRLPQVKAQLKLDPYWLNQEETTFVNDSKKRKQQKSIFSFLVWLLILGVAASALWYQNQSKRQQLNNALIQSSEFLSSKQPLKSLENAIQAGESVKNGRNLMTILKQNSVFMPGPELEWQAINGLQKIGYKITQLNRWQAHTAPITTISFDPKNDQIIASASEDGTIKFWHPDGSQAQNQTLKGRGKAVWSLSFSPDGSTLISGSRDQRIRLWNKDKSTGEFKEQPDLLFARQHTSNILGVAFSSDGTLIASAGEDKKVNLWNKDGTWLRELGNQQDKHKDAVYSVSFSPKSSELVTAGKDGIKLWNIDGTFVKNLYNEKNWTYGVSYSPDGSHIASGHGDGKIKLWKSDGTLIKELTGHSNGVRGVSFSPDSSKIVSAGQDRTVKLWDVKKGTLITTFEGHGGDVRSVSFNADGSLIASAGADNTIQLWKNEHLLIWKTEHLLKNQVFSEHTDVVFAVDFSNDGLWVATASADRTIRVLRRNNEGVYEKNSSLFTEKNKKFYTLAFSPDNSTIASADEDGQIILWQLDQTGHFSQAKVPQPKNIGYQIRGIAFNSDGSEMASTSSDQKVRIWKKQDDGSYKVIPTTLSTANAENSSAYGLKVTFSPDNQLLALAHEDGTVKLWKKEINGQFEQEPFDSLSGHTGNVNQVVFGSDSSILASAGSDGIIQVWQRNSQGKYQSTKTLKGHNGAVYGLAFHSYDQEGKNRQIIASAGQDNTVKLWDLDSNQPITLSEHTNRVFAVAFSPDGKTLASVGWDKKLILWNLDFLNLDQLLEKSCAWAKPYLQNSNFVDKNQPEICLETK